One segment of Bacillus alkalisoli DNA contains the following:
- a CDS encoding CAP domain-containing protein: MRGVLFLLTLSFVTIIFIQYQPNITDENVLTDTEIVEELVVVKKEIDTNESEVKDTIELNGIGLWIGKSVYELKEHFGEPNRIDLSAYDYDWYIYNEDLHKYVQFGIQNEEIVTIFVVGDQINNQPFIIGEQYEALNVTLNFEEQLQLSYESGSYRFQLSEEELQVRPIIELENIYVQLYFDSFEGTLSSVRYLNAETLLKQRPYELVYRGSLIDAKSLSPKEWELVEKGANEQILDFTNIIRERFNLTTVQWDEETAKVAYNHSKDMSVNEYFSHTSPTTGGLSERLTESQILYRLAGENIAAKYVDGLAAVEGWLNSEGHRNTLLNERFTHLGVGVYEKYYTQNFIQSWR; encoded by the coding sequence TTGAGAGGGGTATTATTTTTATTAACACTATCATTTGTCACTATCATTTTTATTCAATATCAACCGAATATAACAGATGAAAATGTCCTAACAGATACTGAGATAGTGGAGGAACTTGTAGTTGTAAAAAAAGAAATAGATACTAATGAATCCGAAGTAAAAGATACTATAGAGTTAAATGGAATAGGACTATGGATTGGTAAAAGTGTATACGAGTTAAAGGAACATTTTGGGGAACCAAACAGGATTGATTTATCAGCGTACGACTATGATTGGTATATTTATAATGAAGATTTACATAAATACGTACAGTTTGGAATACAAAATGAAGAAATTGTCACTATTTTTGTAGTAGGCGATCAAATTAATAATCAGCCATTTATTATTGGAGAACAATATGAAGCCTTAAACGTAACACTCAACTTTGAGGAACAATTGCAACTAAGTTATGAGAGTGGTTCGTATAGATTTCAACTAAGTGAAGAGGAATTACAAGTAAGACCAATAATTGAACTTGAAAACATTTATGTTCAATTATACTTTGATTCTTTTGAAGGTACATTATCAAGTGTTAGATATTTAAATGCGGAGACTTTATTAAAACAGAGACCTTATGAGCTTGTTTATCGTGGTTCACTTATTGATGCTAAATCATTATCGCCAAAAGAATGGGAGCTCGTTGAGAAAGGGGCTAATGAACAAATATTAGATTTTACAAATATTATAAGGGAACGATTTAATCTTACTACAGTTCAATGGGACGAAGAAACAGCGAAAGTTGCATATAATCACAGTAAGGATATGAGTGTTAACGAGTATTTTTCACATACTTCGCCAACTACTGGTGGGTTATCAGAACGACTTACAGAAAGCCAAATCCTGTATAGGTTAGCTGGAGAGAATATTGCAGCAAAGTATGTCGATGGATTAGCGGCGGTTGAAGGCTGGTTAAATAGTGAAGGGCATAGAAATACATTGCTAAATGAACGTTTTACACATTTAGGGGTAGGTGTTTATGAAAAGTACTACACTCAAAACTTTATTCAATCGTGGCGATAG
- a CDS encoding CBS domain-containing protein has product MRSVKEVMSTNVDVCTPLDNVFEVATKMKDLNVGAIPIVENNQIIGMITDRDLVVRGIAEKHPGSNPVTNVMSENLVTISPDASLDEASKLMAEHQIRRLPVVENGQLVGIVSLGDLATNQYSDDSAGDALSEISENH; this is encoded by the coding sequence ATGCGATCTGTAAAAGAAGTAATGTCAACCAATGTGGATGTTTGTACTCCACTAGATAATGTATTTGAAGTAGCTACAAAAATGAAAGATTTAAATGTTGGGGCAATTCCAATTGTAGAAAACAACCAAATAATTGGAATGATTACAGACCGTGACTTAGTTGTAAGAGGTATAGCAGAAAAACATCCAGGCTCTAATCCAGTAACTAACGTTATGAGTGAAAACTTAGTTACTATTTCTCCTGATGCTTCTTTAGATGAAGCTAGTAAATTAATGGCAGAGCACCAAATTAGAAGATTACCGGTTGTGGAAAATGGCCAATTAGTAGGAATTGTTTCATTAGGTGACTTAGCTACAAATCAATATTCAGACGATAGTGCTGGAGATGCTTTAAGTGAAATATCCGAAAATCATTAA
- the safA gene encoding SafA/ExsA family spore coat assembly protein, translating to MKRILSIILIALGVCCALPNTSSAQSTDTYTVRTGDSLWKIAVKYQVGISEIISANPQFSNPNLIYPGQRVTIPLIDEVKAVEREVIRLTNAERAKHGLPALKEDWELSRVARYKSQDMRDSNYFAHNSPNYGSPFTMMRNFGINYRTAAENIAAGQRSAQEVVQQWMNSPGHRANILKNDVTHIGVGYVEGGSYRTYWTQMFISK from the coding sequence TTGAAAAGGATTCTTTCCATTATTCTTATTGCTCTGGGAGTTTGTTGTGCTCTGCCAAATACATCAAGTGCGCAAAGTACAGATACATATACAGTAAGAACAGGAGATTCTCTGTGGAAAATTGCAGTCAAATATCAGGTTGGTATATCTGAAATAATAAGTGCTAACCCTCAGTTTTCTAATCCTAATCTTATTTATCCTGGACAAAGAGTAACAATACCATTAATTGATGAAGTAAAAGCGGTTGAACGAGAAGTTATTAGACTTACAAATGCCGAAAGAGCAAAACATGGCTTACCTGCGTTGAAAGAAGACTGGGAGCTTTCTCGTGTAGCAAGGTATAAATCTCAAGATATGAGAGATAGTAACTATTTTGCACACAATTCACCGAATTATGGTTCACCTTTTACGATGATGAGAAACTTCGGTATTAATTACCGTACAGCAGCCGAGAATATCGCTGCTGGGCAAAGAAGTGCACAGGAGGTAGTTCAACAATGGATGAACTCTCCAGGCCATAGAGCAAACATATTGAAGAATGACGTCACTCATATTGGTGTCGGGTATGTAGAAGGCGGTTCCTATCGAACATATTGGACCCAAATGTTTATTTCAAAATAA
- a CDS encoding YugN family protein — MRLENTGIENESLELDRLTVIMEELGFVLAGQWDYERVTFDRKFESKDGTFYLRVQGYAQEGDIGGKHAVIQLLPPLLGKHYYPHGVEYGDGETFPNNIVSTSKSLLAQAKEQMEKIK, encoded by the coding sequence ATGAGATTAGAAAATACAGGAATTGAAAACGAATCTTTAGAATTAGATCGTCTTACTGTCATTATGGAGGAATTAGGATTTGTTCTTGCGGGACAGTGGGATTACGAACGCGTAACATTTGATAGAAAATTCGAAAGTAAAGACGGCACTTTCTATTTACGTGTTCAAGGTTATGCTCAAGAAGGCGATATTGGTGGAAAACACGCGGTTATACAATTACTACCTCCATTATTAGGTAAACACTACTACCCACACGGTGTAGAATATGGTGATGGTGAAACATTCCCTAACAATATTGTTTCAACTTCTAAATCTTTATTAGCGCAAGCTAAAGAACAGATGGAGAAAATTAAGTAA
- a CDS encoding Asp23/Gls24 family envelope stress response protein: protein MRNKQIGQVNTIILDTITSVCISDIDGIEEMKKSGLQKLLDILIKKCNENPKYEKHQNVISISIFVEVMFGEKIVEKCFCLQRYLKEDVESLTGFKVESINVYVRKVMYKKEKNA from the coding sequence ATGAGAAACAAACAAATTGGTCAAGTCAATACCATTATTTTGGATACAATTACTTCTGTTTGCATATCAGATATTGACGGAATTGAAGAAATGAAAAAAAGTGGACTTCAAAAACTGTTAGATATTTTAATAAAGAAATGTAATGAAAATCCAAAATATGAAAAACATCAAAATGTAATTAGTATTTCGATATTTGTTGAAGTTATGTTTGGTGAGAAAATTGTTGAAAAATGTTTTTGCTTGCAAAGGTATTTAAAAGAAGATGTTGAATCACTTACCGGATTTAAAGTGGAAAGTATAAACGTTTATGTAAGAAAAGTAATGTATAAAAAAGAAAAAAACGCATGA
- the ytvI gene encoding sporulation integral membrane protein YtvI: MATFLTKRTVFTFLIIAAIVAIGIFILPVSIPIIIAFITALFLEPIVRLLYTRVNIKRSLSVLIVFLLFLVSIGVGGYFITTKVITQVISLVENAPSYINEVNRVWRDFETDLHKQYEDLPPEVVIEISDQIDKFLYDLRIYLTDLVNIQNIKHIFTNIPNYLVSFIVYLIALFLFLIDMPKLKEGFYSHLKESTADKVKFMSSRLSYVVFGFFKAQFLVSIIIFVVTFIGLLFIAPEVALIMAFVIWIIDFIPIIGSIVILGPWALFHLITGDIGLGTQLAVLAVVLLIIRRTVEPKVMGSHIGLSPLATLIAMYIGLKLLGILGFIVGPLILIAFNSAREAGIIKTNFKI, translated from the coding sequence TTGGCTACATTTTTAACAAAACGCACTGTCTTTACTTTTCTTATAATTGCCGCGATTGTTGCGATTGGAATATTTATTTTACCTGTATCTATACCGATTATTATTGCTTTTATTACTGCTTTATTTTTAGAACCAATTGTTCGCCTTTTATATACAAGGGTAAATATTAAAAGAAGTTTATCTGTTTTGATTGTATTTTTGCTATTCCTTGTTTCTATAGGTGTAGGTGGATATTTTATAACTACTAAAGTTATTACTCAAGTAATTAGTTTAGTGGAAAATGCACCATCTTATATAAACGAAGTAAATAGAGTTTGGCGTGACTTCGAAACAGATTTACATAAACAATATGAAGATTTACCACCTGAGGTTGTTATTGAAATTAGTGATCAAATAGACAAATTCCTATATGATTTACGCATATACTTAACCGACTTGGTAAACATCCAAAACATAAAACACATTTTTACGAATATACCTAATTATTTAGTTAGCTTTATTGTTTACTTAATCGCATTATTTTTATTTTTAATTGATATGCCTAAATTAAAAGAAGGATTTTATTCCCATCTAAAAGAATCTACAGCTGATAAAGTGAAGTTTATGAGTTCAAGACTTTCGTATGTTGTATTTGGGTTTTTCAAAGCACAATTTTTAGTGAGTATTATTATATTTGTTGTTACGTTTATTGGATTGTTATTCATCGCTCCGGAAGTGGCATTAATCATGGCTTTTGTTATTTGGATTATAGACTTTATTCCGATTATTGGTTCGATCGTTATTTTAGGACCATGGGCGTTATTCCATCTAATTACAGGAGATATTGGTCTAGGTACACAATTAGCCGTCCTTGCTGTTGTCCTATTAATTATTAGAAGAACTGTTGAACCTAAAGTAATGGGTTCTCACATAGGCTTATCTCCACTTGCCACACTGATTGCCATGTACATCGGTTTAAAGTTATTAGGTATCCTTGGGTTCATCGTAGGCCCACTGATCTTAATCGCATTTAACTCTGCAAGAGAAGCAGGCATCATTAAAACAAATTTCAAAATATAA
- a CDS encoding DUF420 domain-containing protein, whose product MDTYSIPVLPTISTFFIVLSAIFVAIGWYLIAKRKIEAHKKTMYLAAIFAIIFFIIYLSRTVFIGNTSFGGPDDIKIYYTIFLLFHIVLATVGAVLGLTTLWTGYKNKLERHRKLGPITSLVWFTTAITGVAVFLLLYVIYQGGETTSVFRAILGY is encoded by the coding sequence TTGGATACTTACTCAATTCCAGTTTTACCAACTATTAGTACCTTTTTTATCGTATTAAGTGCTATTTTTGTTGCGATAGGTTGGTACTTAATTGCAAAAAGAAAAATTGAAGCTCATAAAAAGACAATGTACTTAGCTGCCATTTTTGCAATTATTTTCTTTATTATCTATTTATCTAGAACTGTCTTTATCGGAAACACAAGTTTTGGTGGACCAGACGATATAAAGATTTACTACACAATATTTTTACTCTTCCATATTGTATTAGCAACTGTTGGAGCAGTACTTGGTCTCACTACGTTATGGACCGGTTATAAAAATAAGTTAGAGCGTCATCGGAAACTTGGACCTATAACTTCATTAGTTTGGTTTACTACAGCTATTACAGGTGTGGCTGTATTTCTTTTACTATATGTTATTTATCAAGGCGGAGAGACGACTTCTGTTTTTAGAGCAATTTTAGGTTATTGA
- the ctaG gene encoding cytochrome c oxidase assembly factor CtaG gives MYSNIEIFGFRALWSPFFFLSILIITALYIYFTGKGRHKIKDSEPVSTKQKTFFIVTMVLLYLVKGSPLDLLGHLMLSAHMTQMAFLYLVIPPLLILGMPNWMIRKVVYARFLKGIIGFLTKPLIALITFNALFSLYHIPVVFDIIKQDMMMHSIFTTILFLASMMMWFPLIDPLPEQKGMSGIKKLGYIMADGVLLTPACALIIFAETPLYTTYSDMTAWLNALALCVPAGTLAGLDLGGPEMFNMMPLLEDQQLGGIIMKIIQEVMYGSILAFVFFKWARREREKDEVDINDLMQPRVVK, from the coding sequence ATGTACAGCAACATAGAAATCTTTGGGTTTCGAGCTTTATGGAGTCCATTTTTCTTTCTTTCCATATTAATTATTACTGCTCTCTACATTTACTTTACTGGTAAAGGCAGACATAAGATTAAAGACTCAGAACCTGTATCAACAAAGCAGAAAACTTTCTTTATTGTCACTATGGTTTTATTATACTTAGTTAAAGGAAGCCCATTAGATTTATTAGGACACTTAATGTTAAGTGCACATATGACACAGATGGCTTTTTTATATTTAGTTATACCTCCACTATTAATATTAGGTATGCCTAATTGGATGATTCGTAAAGTCGTATATGCACGATTTTTAAAAGGTATTATTGGATTCTTGACAAAGCCATTAATTGCTCTTATAACATTTAATGCCTTATTCTCGCTTTACCATATTCCAGTTGTATTTGACATTATTAAACAGGATATGATGATGCATTCTATATTCACTACTATTTTGTTTTTAGCATCTATGATGATGTGGTTCCCTTTAATTGATCCACTTCCAGAGCAAAAAGGTATGTCTGGAATAAAGAAACTTGGTTATATAATGGCTGATGGAGTATTACTAACACCTGCATGTGCGCTTATTATCTTTGCAGAAACTCCATTGTACACAACGTATTCGGATATGACTGCGTGGTTGAATGCACTTGCCTTATGTGTGCCAGCTGGTACGTTAGCAGGATTAGATTTAGGTGGGCCAGAAATGTTTAATATGATGCCGTTGTTGGAAGATCAACAACTCGGTGGGATTATTATGAAGATTATACAAGAGGTTATGTACGGAAGTATACTCGCTTTTGTTTTCTTTAAATGGGCTAGAAGAGAAAGAGAAAAAGATGAAGTAGATATTAACGATTTAATGCAGCCGAGAGTTGTTAAATAA
- the ctaF gene encoding cytochrome c oxidase subunit IVB gives MANQTSNSGNPKVDLAYRRKKSAEEMKYQVVSFVLMIFLTVLAFVAVGTDMSSYFVVPFIILLAVVQCIFQLYYFMHMNHKGHEVPALFLYSGLLVGLVTVLAFVTIVWW, from the coding sequence ATGGCGAATCAAACATCAAATTCAGGTAACCCGAAGGTAGATTTAGCTTATCGTCGTAAAAAGAGCGCAGAAGAAATGAAATACCAAGTAGTTTCTTTTGTACTAATGATCTTTTTAACAGTACTTGCCTTCGTTGCAGTAGGCACGGATATGTCTTCATACTTTGTAGTGCCATTTATCATTTTACTTGCTGTAGTACAATGTATTTTCCAACTATATTACTTCATGCACATGAACCATAAAGGTCATGAAGTACCTGCTTTATTCTTATATTCAGGTTTACTAGTTGGACTAGTTACAGTGTTAGCTTTTGTAACAATTGTTTGGTGGTAA
- a CDS encoding cytochrome (ubi)quinol oxidase subunit III, producing the protein MHAEEKLTAETFPASPEKATLEGKNKFLGFWLFLGGETVLFASLFATYLALKDSTAGTLPGADIFDLGLVFVATMILLTSSLTSVYAMYHMKNFNFQKMKLWMWITWFLGLSFLILEIYEFMHYIHLGHTFTSSAFGSAFYTLVGTHGAHVLFGLLWIGTLLIRYSKTGLNLYNAPKFYLASLYWHFIDVVWLFIFTVVYLMGMVG; encoded by the coding sequence ATGCATGCAGAAGAAAAATTAACTGCTGAAACTTTTCCAGCATCGCCTGAAAAAGCAACCCTCGAAGGAAAAAATAAGTTCCTAGGATTTTGGCTCTTCCTTGGAGGAGAAACTGTACTATTTGCATCATTATTTGCAACATATTTAGCGCTTAAAGATTCAACTGCTGGTACTCTACCAGGTGCGGATATATTCGACTTAGGATTAGTATTCGTAGCAACGATGATTCTTTTAACAAGTTCATTAACAAGTGTATATGCTATGTACCATATGAAGAACTTCAACTTCCAAAAAATGAAGCTGTGGATGTGGATTACTTGGTTCTTAGGATTATCGTTCTTAATTCTAGAAATTTATGAGTTCATGCATTACATCCATTTAGGACACACTTTCACAAGTAGTGCATTCGGTTCAGCATTCTATACGCTTGTTGGAACACACGGAGCTCACGTTCTATTTGGTTTATTATGGATTGGTACTTTATTAATCCGTTACTCTAAGACTGGTCTTAACCTTTACAATGCACCGAAGTTCTATTTAGCTTCTTTATACTGGCACTTCATTGACGTTGTTTGGTTATTTATCTTTACAGTCGTATATCTAATGGGAATGGTGGGATAA